A single region of the Amphiura filiformis chromosome 7, Afil_fr2py, whole genome shotgun sequence genome encodes:
- the LOC140156601 gene encoding uncharacterized protein has translation MVYSWALFFLNLSHQTPFIIRKSRRLYLLCVTVLKIYHKMMTFGCSAYIHTIFIIFLRVLQVHGHDGWCFGLPPKPINTQSPQSSIPAATMEIYTTMIMENTTIEEPPVPDSGYRELICPASRSGQPWTQLQSDIGSTTASISKDDLLPIGFDWDELTGPVFSSNVQKSSDSTTYLFPRGRTVVSFSTTDDSGKMQTCTFNVHVNLIALLKAKSTSLLISWIPYQPASEYYIRYHPDYSDHDTQVEHVPSTISKIELTNLDTNTMYRIEIEAKNSTSSSVCTLDIAEMETLSAASSSRVTTALIIVCCILAILVIVLLILLCLVFCCFKRRQQVTIDDTANGHVEHHNPGYLANDDNDKPQRSDIEHHNPGYLADDDNKPKRPLSETSHAYVYISPEHSPTSKEGPIELSASTDVQK, from the exons ATGGTTTATTCATGGGCGTTGTTTTTTCTAAATCTTTCTCATCAAACGCCTTTTATCATCCGGAAATCAAGACGGCTGTATTTATTGTGTGTAACTGTACTTAAAATCTACCACAAAATGATGACATTCGGCTGCAGTGCATATATACATActatatttatcattttcttACGCGTTTTACAAGTTCACGGTCACGATGGTTGGTGCTTTGGGCTTCCTCCGAAGCCAATTAATACCCAGTCTCCTCAAAGTTCAATCCCTGCTGCTACGATGGAGATATATACTACTATGATTATGGAGAATACTACTATTGAAGAACCACCTGTGCCTG ATTCAGGATATCGAGAATTGATTTGTCCCGCATCTAGGTCAGGACAGCCATGGACTCAGCTACAATCAGACATAGGATCAACCACAGCATCCATATCCAAAGATGACCTATTACCAATTGGATTCGACTGGGATGAGCTGACTGGTCCTGTGTTCTCTTCCAACGTTCAGAAAAGTTCCGATTCCACTACTTATCTTTTTCCTAGAGGAAGGACAGTGGTTTCGTTCAGTACTACAGATGATTCAGGGAAGATGCAGACATGTACATTTAACGTACATGTTAATT TGATCGCTCTACTTAAGGCTAAGTCTACGTCTCTGCTGATATCATGGATTCCATACCAGCCAGCCAGCGAATACTAT ATACGTTACCATCCCGATTACAGTGATCATGACACACAAGTTGAACACGTGCCTTCAACCATAAGTAAAATAGAACTTACCAACCTAGATACAAACACTATGTATAGAATTGAAATCGAGGCGAAAAATTCAACCTCATCTTCTGTTTGTACCCTTGACATTGCAGAGATGGAAACGCTATCAG CTGCTTCATCTTCAAGAGTCACAACAGCACTCATCATAGTGTGCTGCATACTTGCAATATTGGTGATTGTACTACTCATTCTTCTATGCCTAGTCTTCTGTTG TTTCAAACGTCGTCAACAGGTCACAATAGATGATACAGCGAATGGTCATGTAGAGCATCACAACCCTGGATACCTTGCTAATGATGATAACGATAAACCTCAACGCTCAGACATAGAACATCACAACCCTGGCTATCTTGCTGATGATGACAATAAACCTAAACGTCCATTGAGCGAAACCAGTCATGCCTACGTATATATAAGTCCTGAACACTCTCCAACCTCAAAAGAAGGTCCAATTGAGCTGTCTGCATCTACAGACGTGCAGAAGTGA